The sequence TTTCAGCTCTTCCACTATTTATTATATCTTGAAGTTCATTACCCAATTGTCCCTTTGATCCTGTAATCAATATTTTCATATATCTACATCTCCCAATATACATCACTTTTTAAAACTCTCATTGGACTTCCACCAATTATTTGATTTTCTCCCTTCATATAACCACATATGCTGCTATTGGCTGCAACAATTACATTATCACCAATAACTGCACCTTTAAGAATTGTATTTCTACATCCTATCCAAACATTAGATCCTATAATTATGGGTTTATCATTATTCAATCTTTGATTATTAATATTAAAAATTTTATGAAAATCTGTATCCATTATTAAGCAATCCCATGACATCAAACAATTATCTCCGAATGTTATACTTTTATTGCATATTATAGAGCTTTCAGCACTTATTTGAAAATTACTTCCTAATATTAACTCTCCATCTTTATTTACACTTATCCTTGATCCATGTCCAATATTGCTTTTTCCTTTAAATATAACCTTACCAGCTACTTGCCAAATAGATCGTGATTTATTTTTATCAAAAATCCCAATATCTCCAAATCCAATCTTAACAATTCCTCTTCTTATATCAGTGTCTAATATAACTTCTCCTGAAATCTCCTTTAAACATACATTATAATTAACTAATATAGGTAACTTTAATGCAGTCTTAAGCGGAAAATACTTAAAATTAAATATGAGTGTTTTAGGCAAACTCAAAATCTTTTCAATGTAGTTACTTATTTTCATACATGCTATTTCCTCTTATATATATAATCTTCATATTCACTTAAGTCTAATTCCTTTAAGCCCGGATGTATCTTATCTTTGTCAGATAAAAGTATATTTTCTATTCCGTCTAAAGGCCATTCTATATTGATATCTGGATCATTCCACATTACTCCACCATCATATTCTGGTGAGTAAAAATCTGTACATTTGTAATTAAAAACAGCCTCATCTGACAAAACTAAAAATCCATGTGCAAAACCTTCTGGAACATAAAATTGTTTTTTATTCTCATTACTAAGAACAACACCTTCCCATTGCCCATACGTAGGAGAGCCTGTTCTTAAATCAACTGCTACATCAAAAACTTTTCCTTTTGTTACCCTAACAAGCTTTCCTTGACTGTGCTTCTTTTGAAAATGAAGTCCTCTAAGCACTCCTTTACTAGATTTTGATTCATTATCTTGAACAAAAATCATATTAAGCCCAGCTTCAGCAAAGTGCTCCTTATTATAACTTTCTATAAAATAGCCTCTACTATCCCCAAAAACTTTAGGTTGTATTATGTACAATCCATCAATCTTTGTTTTATTAAAATTAAAATTTCCCATATTGATTCTCCCCTATTACTTTATAACTGGAGTTTTTCCCAGTGATTTTTTAATTTCAACTTCTTCTACTATATCAATTAGATACTTTCCATATCCAGTTTTCATTAATGGTTTAGAAAGTTGAATAACCTTTTCAGAGCTTATCCATCCCTGTCTGTAAGCAATTTCTTCAAGACATGCAATATATGTTCCTTGAGTATTTTGAACTGCTTCTACAAAATTTGAAGCTTGAAGCATAGATGCATGAGTACCTGTATCAAGCCAAGCCATTCCTCTACCAAATAATTGAACCTTCAAGGTTCCTTCTTCCATATATGCCTTATTCAAATCAGTTATCTCCAATTCTCCTCTTGACGATGGTTTCAATGCCTTAGCTTTTTGAACTACTGAATTATCATAGAAGTAAAGACCTGGTACTGCATATTTTGACTTTGGATGTTCAGGTTTTTCTTCTAAAGAAACGACCTTTCCAGCATCATCAAATTCAACAACTCCAAAAGCCTTTGGATTTTGAACATAATAACCAAATACATATGCCCCATTTTCTAATGCTGCAGCCTTTCTCAAATGCTCTGAAAAATTTTGACCATAGAAAATGTTGTCTCCAAGCACCATAGCTACATTATCATTACCAATAAATTCTTCTCCAATAATAAATGCTTCTGCAAGGCCATTTGGTTGTTCTTGAACTGCATATTCAATATTTAACCCAAAATCCTTTCCATCTTGAAAAAGTTCTTTAAAGTTAACAATATCTCTTGGTGTAGATATTATTAATATATCTTTTATTCCTGCAAGCATTAAAACTGACATTGGATAATATATCATAGGTTTGTCGTATATTGGGACCATTTGTTTAGACATTGCTTTTGTTACTGGATAAAGTCTTGTTCCTGATCCTCCTGCTAAAACTATTCCTTTCATAATATAACTATCATTCCTTTCTCTGTACTCAAGACACAAAATTTAATGAAAGTGATTAAAGTATCTAAGCTATAGGCACATAAAACTTAGCATAAATCACTCTTCTTCTATATTGGGCTACAAAAATCATGTAATATTTGTAATTTCATTTACTCGACAATTACTTCCTTTATATATTCATCAAAATTTCTTATATATTCTGAATTATCATAGCATTCACTTGCTAAAACTAAAAGTATACTATCTTCTGAAAAGTCATACATATCCTTCCAAACCATTTTAGGGATATATATTCCTGTATGAGGTTTGTCCAATTCGACTACTTCATCTCTATTACCATCTCTTATTCTTACTTTAGATGAACCACATACATTAATTAATACAAATTCACTTCTTCTATTTGCATGCTGACCTCTAACTACTTTACTATCAGAACCATAGATATAAAATATTCTTTTAATATCAAATGGAACATCCTTCATCCCCTCTACTACAACAAGCTTTCCTCTATCATCACCATGTTGTTTGAATTCTATCATCTTATGTCTATCCATTATCATAATCCCCTCCATAAAAATATTCTTAACTATTATTTAAAAAAACTAAATACTTATTAATTTACATATAAGGATTATTTTCTGCCCATTGTTCATATCCTACTTCATTCCATGGCATTCCTCTATCAAAAGTATATCTCCATGGATATACTTTTTCCCCTGATATTTTATTTTTTATATCTGACACTTTGCAAATAGGTTTAGCTGGATTTCCAGCCACTACAACTTCTTTATATACATCTTTATTAACAGTTGCTCCTGCCCCAACTAAAGCATCTTCATATATATGCACACCTGGTAATATAACACTCATAGTAGCTATAACAGCAAATGATTCGATTGTCACTCCAACAAGTTGTTCTGATGGTGGAGTTGGATCATTAGTTAATACTACATAAGGAAAAATCCAAACATAATCTTTTATAATGCTTTTTTGTCCAATATGAACGTTACTATGCATATTTACATAATTTCCAATTTTGCAATATCCTTGAATATCAGATAAAGTACCTATTCTTACATTATTACCAATTTTTGATTTTTCTCTAATTGTAACTCTATGCCCTGTTTGAAAATTATCTCCAATTTGATTTTCTCCATAAATAATAGTTTCACTACGAATCACCGAATTTTCTCCAATTATTAGAGGATGATTTTTGTTTTTCATGTCATCAAAAAAATCCACAAGATATTCTCCTAAAATACATCTTGCTCCAACAAATGTTCCTTTTTTTATATGCACATTATCTTTTATAATACAACCATAATCAATATATACATCATCTTCAATTATTACATTTTCTCCTATTATACTACCATCTTTTATTACAACATTCTTACCTATTAGTGAATTTTTAGATATCATTGAATTATTCACGTTTTTCCCTCCAAAACAATATTTCTTATACCTCATGATTTTTTATACTAACTAAGCGTAATTTAATTACTTTATATACTAAAATTATTTTTTAAGTAGCATACTGTCAAATATTATTTATTCCAAGAATTGATAGAATTTATGATATACTCTAATTCTTCATCAGTCATTCCGTTATATAATGGTAATGATAATACTTCATTCGCATATCTCTCAGTTATAGGCAGACTACCTTTAGGTACATTTAAATATTTATAAGCATCTGCTAGATGTGGTGGTATTGGATAGTGAATAATTGTACCAATTTCTTTAGAATTTAAATATTCAATCAATGACTCTCTATTTTTCACTCTTATAACAAACTGATGCCAAACAGTTGTAACTCCATCACAAACTTCAGGTAATTCTATATTTTTATTTTTAAGTTCTTTTAAGTATTTATTGCAAATTTCATGACGTTCCTTGGTAATTTCATCAAGATATTGAAGTCTAATCCTTAAAAGCCCTGCTTGCATCTCATCAAGTCTTGAATTTGTTCCTACAACAATATTATGATATCTCTTTTCACTGCCATAGTTTCTAAACACTCTAACTTTTTGAGCTAAACTATCATCATTAGTAGTAATAGCTCCTGCATCACCAAAAGCCCCTAAGTTTTTTGAAGGATAAAAACTAAAGCAACCAATATCACCAAATGTTCCACATTGTTTTCCTGCATCCATTGCCCCATGAGCTTGAGCACAATCTTCAACTACACGCAATTTATGCTTTTTGGCAATTTCCATTACTTTATTCATTTCAGAACATTGACCATATAAGTGTACAACTAAAATAGCCTTGGTTTTCTCTGTAATTTTTTCTTCTATTTTATCTACATCAATGTTGTTATATTTATTAGGTTCTACAAATATTGGAGTAGCACCATTAATTGTTATTCCCATAACACTTGCTATATAAGTGTTACCTTGAACAATAACTTCATCTCCAGCTCCTATTCCTAGCACCCTAAATGCAATCCAAAGTGCATCAAGACCATTTCCAACACCTACACAATGCTTTGCTCCTGTGTAGTTAGCAAATTCCTCCTCAAACAAAGTAACTTCTTTTCCAAGTACATACCATCCTGAACGTAGAACTTCAATAGCCTTATGTTCAAATTCTTCTTGATGTTGAAAGAATCCCCTGTCTAACCTATTAGGCATTATTTTCATAAAAAACACTCCTTCATTTTCTAATTATGTGAAATATTATACATAAAATTACTTTAATCCATACATTATTATAACTTTGAGCAATACCACCTTCCCACCCATATGTCAATTAAAATATATGACATATTTATTATTTCATACTCTTATATGACTAATAAGAATCTACCATTAAATTAGACGTAAATATAAGACTCTAGACTTGCTCATTTTAGGTTTTAAATCAACTTCAAACTTTTATATTTCAATCATTAATAATGTATCAGAATATTTCTTATATATATTTAAAATTACTTTTTCTATTTACTTATGTTTTTTTCTTATAAGCAACATAGCATTTTTCACATTAAATTTATTCATTAAATATTTAAATTCTTTACTTGATCTAAAAAATAGAACAATCAACGAATTTGGCACAAAAACACAAGCTACCATTTTAACCATAAATAGACTCAAATGATTATCGGTTGTAACTAAACTACTGATAAAGTATGTTATTGACGCTATTACTAAAGTACTAAACATATAAACTATATGTTTAATATAATACCTTCTTGATGACATTTTGAATACATACTTGTAAACATTCCATGGTAACACATATGCTGTTATACATGTACTTACTGATGTTGCTAAAAATATTCCCACCATTCCCATCTTAAACAACCCTGAAAATATCATAGCTAAAATTAAATTTAAAACACCTTCTGTTAATGACCAAAACTTAAAGAAAGGATATGGATTATAAAGACCAGCTGCATTTCTTACTACTTCAATAGCATTCGTCATTCCCCTAAAATAGAAGTTAAAAACTAATATAGCAACTGTTATAATATTAAACAACATTCCTTTTCCTAACCATAACTCTATAAATGGATTCAATAGAATGAATAATGAAATAGCACAAAATGTTGATATCCAAAAATTTATAAAATACAAAATTTCAAATATTTCATTAGCTTCTTTAAGATTTTTCTGCACCATAAAATTACCAAAACTTGCTTTTATCCCTTGAAATATTTGTCCTATCAATGTATTAACTGTATTTATCAAAAGTAAATAATTTGAATATAATCCTACTGCTGCGACTCCAACAAATGTCGATAATAAAATATTATCTGTCCCAAATACAAAATAAGTTGAAATATTAACTATAAAAAGTGCTTTAGCATTCTTTATTATTTCTCGTTTAGTCTTTGCCTTTAATAATGGTTTATTCTTGTCCATTAAATAACTATATTTCTTATTTGTAATGACATATATAAAGATATTTTTGATTACTCCTAATACTAATTTAACAACTAAAAATAGTATGTAATTTCTAGTAAAAAAAACTATACTTATTTGTGCTAATGTTGTAATAACAGTGAATACTGTAGATATATTATTTAATATATAACCTTTTTGATCAGCAGATAAAATATTACTCCTATATGCTAAAAAATATGATAAAACAGAATCCATTAAAAATACTATATATACTGTATTAACATATGTACTAGAAATATCTGTTTTCATTATATATTTTAAGAAAGGTAAAAGCATCAATCCTAATACTGCGACCAAAATTCCAATAAATTTATACAACTTAGAATATAAATTCATTATAGCTTTTACTTGGTTATAATTTCTCTCTGCTAATGGTTTATAGAGACTATAATAAATAGCACTCCCTATCCCTAAATCAACTAAACTAAGCATAGATAGTATATTTGTTAACAATCCATTTATTCCAAGATACTCTATTCCTATATATTGAATAAATATTTTTCTTGATACAAATCCCAACAAAATTATTACTACTTGCATTATAACGCCTGTCGCTATATTCTTAACTACATAATCAGTTCTTTTCATGAATCATCAACCTCTTTATTCTATTTGCTAGAATAACATCTATATTTATAAGCCTAACTATTAATTTCTTAATAACATTATACTGTGATAATCGATATGTTCTTATATACTTCCATTTTATTTTCTTATGCAACCAGTATCCTAATTCAGACTTATGCGGTAGTATTTCGTCTTCATAACATCTGATAATATCCTTAATAAATATAGGGTTAGGGGTTCTAGCACTGCTCACTCCAACTTCTGACCTATATTTTACTGATATTATATCAAGATAATGAATTTTACAGCCACTTCTCGAGATTTTAAGCCACATTGGCCAATCTTCTACAAGTTTATACTTTTCGTTAAAATAGCCATATTTATCAAATAAATCTTTATTGAACATTACACTGGGCGCTGCTATCATATCCCTAACACATAATAATTTGAAAAACTCATGTGGATTTTGACCTATTGGTAATAAGTTCTGATAATCTTTTATTTTAAAATCAGCTTCATCTAATTTTTTCATATTACTATCACATAACAATATATTTGAGGTTAATACATAAGCGTCATTTTCATTAAGATAATTAATCATTTTAAGTAGTACATCATCTGAATA comes from Clostridium sp. TW13 and encodes:
- a CDS encoding acyltransferase, with translation MKISNYIEKILSLPKTLIFNFKYFPLKTALKLPILVNYNVCLKEISGEVILDTDIRRGIVKIGFGDIGIFDKNKSRSIWQVAGKVIFKGKSNIGHGSRISVNKDGELILGSNFQISAESSIICNKSITFGDNCLMSWDCLIMDTDFHKIFNINNQRLNNDKPIIIGSNVWIGCRNTILKGAVIGDNVIVAANSSICGYMKGENQIIGGSPMRVLKSDVYWEM
- a CDS encoding DegT/DnrJ/EryC1/StrS family aminotransferase produces the protein MKIMPNRLDRGFFQHQEEFEHKAIEVLRSGWYVLGKEVTLFEEEFANYTGAKHCVGVGNGLDALWIAFRVLGIGAGDEVIVQGNTYIASVMGITINGATPIFVEPNKYNNIDVDKIEEKITEKTKAILVVHLYGQCSEMNKVMEIAKKHKLRVVEDCAQAHGAMDAGKQCGTFGDIGCFSFYPSKNLGAFGDAGAITTNDDSLAQKVRVFRNYGSEKRYHNIVVGTNSRLDEMQAGLLRIRLQYLDEITKERHEICNKYLKELKNKNIELPEVCDGVTTVWHQFVIRVKNRESLIEYLNSKEIGTIIHYPIPPHLADAYKYLNVPKGSLPITERYANEVLSLPLYNGMTDEELEYIINSINSWNK
- the rfbA gene encoding glucose-1-phosphate thymidylyltransferase RfbA, yielding MKGIVLAGGSGTRLYPVTKAMSKQMVPIYDKPMIYYPMSVLMLAGIKDILIISTPRDIVNFKELFQDGKDFGLNIEYAVQEQPNGLAEAFIIGEEFIGNDNVAMVLGDNIFYGQNFSEHLRKAAALENGAYVFGYYVQNPKAFGVVEFDDAGKVVSLEEKPEHPKSKYAVPGLYFYDNSVVQKAKALKPSSRGELEITDLNKAYMEEGTLKVQLFGRGMAWLDTGTHASMLQASNFVEAVQNTQGTYIACLEEIAYRQGWISSEKVIQLSKPLMKTGYGKYLIDIVEEVEIKKSLGKTPVIK
- a CDS encoding N-acetyltransferase, whose translation is MNNSMISKNSLIGKNVVIKDGSIIGENVIIEDDVYIDYGCIIKDNVHIKKGTFVGARCILGEYLVDFFDDMKNKNHPLIIGENSVIRSETIIYGENQIGDNFQTGHRVTIREKSKIGNNVRIGTLSDIQGYCKIGNYVNMHSNVHIGQKSIIKDYVWIFPYVVLTNDPTPPSEQLVGVTIESFAVIATMSVILPGVHIYEDALVGAGATVNKDVYKEVVVAGNPAKPICKVSDIKNKISGEKVYPWRYTFDRGMPWNEVGYEQWAENNPYM
- a CDS encoding sugar 3,4-ketoisomerase is translated as MIMDRHKMIEFKQHGDDRGKLVVVEGMKDVPFDIKRIFYIYGSDSKVVRGQHANRRSEFVLINVCGSSKVRIRDGNRDEVVELDKPHTGIYIPKMVWKDMYDFSEDSILLVLASECYDNSEYIRNFDEYIKEVIVE
- the rfbC gene encoding dTDP-4-dehydrorhamnose 3,5-epimerase; translation: MGNFNFNKTKIDGLYIIQPKVFGDSRGYFIESYNKEHFAEAGLNMIFVQDNESKSSKGVLRGLHFQKKHSQGKLVRVTKGKVFDVAVDLRTGSPTYGQWEGVVLSNENKKQFYVPEGFAHGFLVLSDEAVFNYKCTDFYSPEYDGGVMWNDPDINIEWPLDGIENILLSDKDKIHPGLKELDLSEYEDYIYKRK
- a CDS encoding glycosyltransferase — its product is MENNLVSVIILSYKNLQYLKETIDSVLSQTYSDIEIILGDDGTEQFDTKFYEQYINTNCKNNVKKVIAYKNPVNLGIVKNANKAIKMSRGEYIKFIASDDTFYSDDVLLKMINYLNENDAYVLTSNILLCDSNMKKLDEADFKIKDYQNLLPIGQNPHEFFKLLCVRDMIAAPSVMFNKDLFDKYGYFNEKYKLVEDWPMWLKISRSGCKIHYLDIISVKYRSEVGVSSARTPNPIFIKDIIRCYEDEILPHKSELGYWLHKKIKWKYIRTYRLSQYNVIKKLIVRLINIDVILANRIKRLMIHEKN
- a CDS encoding lipopolysaccharide biosynthesis protein; the protein is MKRTDYVVKNIATGVIMQVVIILLGFVSRKIFIQYIGIEYLGINGLLTNILSMLSLVDLGIGSAIYYSLYKPLAERNYNQVKAIMNLYSKLYKFIGILVAVLGLMLLPFLKYIMKTDISSTYVNTVYIVFLMDSVLSYFLAYRSNILSADQKGYILNNISTVFTVITTLAQISIVFFTRNYILFLVVKLVLGVIKNIFIYVITNKKYSYLMDKNKPLLKAKTKREIIKNAKALFIVNISTYFVFGTDNILLSTFVGVAAVGLYSNYLLLINTVNTLIGQIFQGIKASFGNFMVQKNLKEANEIFEILYFINFWISTFCAISLFILLNPFIELWLGKGMLFNIITVAILVFNFYFRGMTNAIEVVRNAAGLYNPYPFFKFWSLTEGVLNLILAMIFSGLFKMGMVGIFLATSVSTCITAYVLPWNVYKYVFKMSSRRYYIKHIVYMFSTLVIASITYFISSLVTTDNHLSLFMVKMVACVFVPNSLIVLFFRSSKEFKYLMNKFNVKNAMLLIRKKHK